The following proteins come from a genomic window of Melospiza georgiana isolate bMelGeo1 chromosome 3, bMelGeo1.pri, whole genome shotgun sequence:
- the LOC131082116 gene encoding interferon-induced very large GTPase 1-like isoform X1: protein MASQEDTQEGDEKTQLLAEAFQKEGLDAGYWLPKVTQILGIKCREALQHLEYKDYLRLEGEVQHPWEKKALQKLLNITHETTCEEMQKHNSEKTKQRQNMANQALKDLTEMLNSHSHSHHALREKAETRWRAMDIPKEFWPAPKKPLEDVLESIQKQLEQQEQSAGRRENIPDTEVLRRASGGLALQGIYRTSRPEDALAKREQLLRVPDGFQLSGPEQGSLLERKEFSSSAEESTFTKSMEQLGFSMSISAESSFWGINLGGSVDHSSSLQSQDTHQSHSEQSYFCTTKYQYIPLASCYFQRHQLRLSDAALRELQDMEQLLSFSWKEDNSTLMKMCESFFSRFGSHINQGPLHFGGIFWWKASTEGFRAEQREEVKRQTSEALNIFVGASWGGFGASVEGNLDVSKSSSQHSVLGRAGEGSQTAIQLYVVNTGGPADTASLPKWKTGLVSDNTTWCVIDRGFELIPVWDIIRCNHCGDFKSVGQMSRALRAGYKALMNQSVGTVFWEELSSAVQEARDFMATVKAWEVTKVDERKLLMLMDLKDYLSAETRKPSVWINVCLSDKALQNFLVNTVWSCQKSPPENTTSIKVMLRSLLNPHIYSVKDFPEASFIMQWVFQTEHPIPRCPKVSELQELIKTLQQMKEHIHAVTYAPGSSASDVHEAKIEATQTSSLAIYSLLQSLQEQAQKDMELLVLLIVTSTGYQVESSTFQHLLGHPEIQYMAKEMEEAHEEYVNLKEQDAERAEAFLLMTGLTVTPESQKLSPEQKRERLVFMEDHMKGLWSTRIKNLLQKHSGDEDWERLEQDLNSLISGDLDEQLVEQRMQNIFRDLEDTFTTSEAFSQSQSRSDSSKSKENEAISNQEFLQLLKCLELEGHYPRKMGMGDFLTICKTSLQDSQPSQDKELPLFFLQKLLTMDYRVRYLTCWERSNPGLVPMPQTTEQERQQSDSFENFLNKLMEAAPECASRDSHVHPMDLQMAIFHCADDFLRQTLATKLALCQLALPLLVPNPSTSRIEFPLYALSQIQRSWKEVDKSGKQAQTKSYNNKLIFQAQTPIVSFIRIGSSASSSKSQLLNALLSKRKHDTFFHRHCRGSTRERLLVEGLVEIAWYCPRGSSDDTFERCMAFCNLHGDARDHGAQLQFLQEISAVNVALVSDWEHMDNRGKNLLQDLWQSQRPFICLLTEKENVAAGQASKNITIGIKNRNEAELMDQLTKKIWDLLEGSNLCFSLDACVDKARQHGFIVDADRDACVTAKGKAKELMEILKKEKLSEIKSQLLPLQGKLWHQWCQKDKELTRLQEKGNKSIEHHRSQTENKKKAIRRKQLEQAFPLNALMKSFLGFLQTQPADTKKCFLQWMTVLMDELTCGCLEELRRDYHKLWSEIQTGKKSKKEFRLNNELLSRLDALSDEINDSSIGLEHLLREVGQIYEALELMNSMNDNFYKLSEIAAELMVSGYPMELMDGDTSYLPLRWVGAIFDSLIKRLGDKQVFVLSVLGIQSTGKSTLLNAMFGLQFNVSAGRCTRGAFMQLIPVGEELQQDLGFDFVLVVDTEGLRATEMANKHSLNHDNKLATFVIGVGNMTVINILGENPSEMQDVLQIAVQAFLRMKQVNLSPSCLFVHQNVGEATAKEQNMEGQRRLQEKLDEITVVAAQQEFCDISSFSDVIGFDVNTHIHYFAHLWEGDPPMAPPNPTYSQNVRQLKSKILQSAKKQSQHSILRLSSLKDRIGDLWNALLNENFVFSFKNSLEIAVYRRLESAFSQWTWRLRSHILDVQMRLDNKIRNGEMQNVTIKHLEGLVQETSDAIEKEVEKYFGEDKDCETLVQWKSGTERKLKELKETLLLETKKKCENLIELQKEQRKLDARKLEYEDKLLRRSRELAVRLKGKSLSERKLKEEFTLVWNQWIAQVSPDAPPPGEVDIDAQIEDVLVEHFKEPQFHERLRSLPRGRGFSFDMEKHIMKIRHSGYIPNPRSTPSSGVINFQHITDNIIACVKTNIAQKEEKKCDYSQNYIHEILNEVQKGVNSVPSNASCTFNREYCIDLSLYLCTMAAERFKAMHKAFRKANDPVVYLNSKREDFFQCFQISCQGATSVTTFAASLCDKIYPALCRAVYERTAKDIAEDMRKNFPDFQGNRANLEVCILRYLAEQENFEHFKQYLRSPQKYYESYIETRVRSHCLDGSRRLGKFLVSSLEHPYQNILSAVYSSTQIVKDRKDRGDKVSLWLDEFCRELSEVINLPRSDLKGIEHLEVTDIEFLSSAMAEALDDLKERLKKEFAGADLSSFPRQPHTILTEHFSGCWEQCPFCGAVCTNTMQNHDGDHQVVFHRPQALKGHKWHGRDQLIIDICSSDVASDGLFRVYGNKWIPYKRYRDAGPPYSTWKILPDSSMQAYWKWFVSHFRTQLEALYKGKFKGKGEIPEGWLRVTKQEALSELEKR, encoded by the coding sequence ATGGCTTCACAGGAGGACACACAGGAGGGGGATGAAAagacacagctcctggcagaggCCTTCCAGAAGGAAGGACTGGATGCTGGATACTGGCTGCCCAAAGTGACACAGATCCTGGGAATCAAGTGCAGAGAAGCCCTGCAACATCTGGAATATAAAGATTATCTCAGGTTAGAGGGTGAGGTACAGCATCCCTGGGAGAAAAAGGCACTCCAGAAACTCCTGAACATAACACATGAAACAACATGTGAGGAGATGCAAAAGCATAACTCAGAGAAGACAAAGCAGAGACAAAATATGGCCAACCAAGCTCTGAAGGATCTGACAGAAATGCTcaacagccacagccacagccatcATGCTCTGAGGGAGAAAGCAGAGACTCGGTGGCGAGCCATGGACATTCCCAAAGAGTTCTGGCCAGCACCAAAGAAACCCTTGGAAGATGTGCTGGAGAGCATCcagaagcagctggagcagcaggagcagtcagcaggcaggagggagaacATCCCTGACACGGAGGTGCTGAGGCGGGCATCGGGGGGactggccctgcagggcatcTACAGAACCAGCAGACCTGAAGATGCGCTGGCAAAGcgagagcagctcctcagggttCCTGATGGGTTCCAGCTCTCTGGTCCAGAGCAAGGATCGCTGCTTGAGAGGAAGGAgttctcctcctctgcagaaGAATCCACTTTCACCAAGTCCATGGAGCAACTGGGGTTCAGCATGAGCATTTCTGCCGAATCCTCATTCTGGGGGATTAATCTGGGAGGGAGTGTAGatcacagcagctccttgcagTCACAGGACACCCACCAGTCCCACTCGGAGCAGAGCTACTTTTGCACCACCAAGTACCAGTACATCCCTCTGGCCTCCTGCTACTTCCAAAGGCATCAGCTTCGCCTCTCGGATGCGGCTCTGCGGGAGCTGCAAGACATGGAGCAGCTTTTGAGCTTCAGCTGGAAAGAAGACAACTCCACCTTGATGAAGATGTGTGAGAGCTTCTTCAGCAGGTTTGGCTCCCACATAAACCAGGGTCCCCTCCACTTTGGGGGGATATTCTGGTGGAAGGCGTCTACAGAAGGATTCCGAGCTGAGCAGCGGGAAGAGGTGAAGCGACAAACATCTGAAGCACTGAACATCTTTGTTGGGGCCAGCTGGGGTGGCTTCGGGGCCAGTGTAGAAGGGAACCTGGATGTTTCCAAATCCAGCTCACAGCATTCTGTCTtgggaagagctggagagggTTCTCAGACAGCGATTCAGCTCTACGTGGTCAACACAGGGGGCCCAGCAGACACAGCTTCTCTTCCTAAATGGAAAACGGGGCTCGTGTCTGATAACACAACGTGGTGCGTTATCGACCGTGGCTTTGAGCTGATCCCAGTGTGGGACATCATCCGGTGCAATCACTGTGGAGATTTTAAGTCTGTTGGTCAGATGAGCAGAGCCCTCAGGGCTGGGTACAAAGCGCTGATGAATCAGAGCGTTGGCACTGTTTTTTGGGAGGAACTGAGCAGTGCAGTGCAAGAGGCCAGAGATTTCATGGCAACTGTGAAGGCCTGGGAGGTGACGAAAGTAGATGAAAGGAAACTGCTAATGCTGATGGACTTAAAAGATTATCTGAGTGCAGAAACCAGGAAACCCAGTGTGTGGATCAATGTGTGCCTGTCAGACAAAGCCCTGCAGAACTTTCTGGTGAACACTGTGTGGAGCTGCCAGAAGTCACCTCCAGAAAACACCACCTCTATCAAGGTAATGTTGAGGAGTCTCCTGAATCCTCATATCTACTCTGTCAAGGACTTCCCTGAGGCTTCCTTCATTATGCAATGGGTCTTCCAGACTGAGCACCCAATTCCCAGATGTCCCAAAGTCTCTGAGCTTCAAGAGCTCATCAAAACACTGCAGCAAATGAAGGAGCACATCCATGCTGTCACCTATGCACCTGGAAGCTCTGCTTCTGATGTTCATGAAGCAAAGATAGAAGCCACCCAGACCAGCAGCCTGGCCATTTATTCCTTACTCCAGTCTCTCCAGGAACAGGCTcagaaggacatggagctgttggTGCTCTTGATTGTGACCAGCACAGGGTACCAGGTGGAAAGCAGCACTTTTCAGCACCTCCTTGGACACCCAGAAATTCAGTACATGGCCAAGGAAATGGAAGAGGCACATGAGGAGTATGTGAACCTGAAGGAGCAAGATGCTGAGAGAGCTGAGGCCTTCCTCCTGATGACAGGTCTGACTGTGACACCTGAAAGTCAAAAGCTGTCCCCTGAGCAGAAGAGGGAGCGTTTAGTTTTCATGGAAGATCACATGAAAGGCTTGTGGTCCACACGGATAAAGAATCTCCTCCAAAAGCACAGTGGAGATGAagactgggagaggctggaACAGGACTTGAACTCCTTGATCAGTGGGGACTTGGATGAGCAATTGGTTGAACAGAGGATGCAGAACATATTCAGAGACCTAGAAGACACTTTTACAACATCTGAGGCATTCAGTCAGTCCCAATCCAGGTCAGACAGCAGCAAATCCAAAGAAAATGAAGCCATTTCAAACCAGGAGTTCCTCCAGCTGCTCAAGTGCCTTGAACTGGAAGGTCACTATCCAAGGAAAATGGGGATGGGAGATTTCCTCACCATCTGCAAGAcatctctgcaggacagccagcccagccaggacaaGGAACTGCCATTATTCTTCTTGCAAAAGCTGTTAACCATGGATTACCGGGTGAGGTACCTGACTTGCTGGGAAAGGAGCAATCCCGGCCTTGTACCCATGCCACAAACCACAGAGCAAGAGAGACAACAATCAGACTCCTTTGAAAACTTTCTTAATAAGCTGATGGAAGCAGCTCCTGAATGTGCAAGCAGGGACAGCCATGTGCACCCCATGGACCTGCAGATGGCCATTTTCCATTGTGCTGATGACTTCCTGAGACAGACCCTGGCAACCAAGCTGGCGTTATGCCAACTGGCGCTGCCTCTGCTGGTGCCCAACCCGAGCACTTCACGCATCGAGTTCCCACTCTATGCCCTCAGCCAAATCCAAAGGAGTTGGAAAGAGGTGGACAAGTCAGGAAAGCAGGCCCAAACAAAGAGTTACAACAACAAACTCATCTTTCAGGCACAAACACCCATCGTGTCCTTCATCCGCATTGGCAGCTCGGCCTCCTCTTCCAAGTCCCAGCTCCTCAATGCTCTGCTCAGCAAACGCAAACACGACACTTTCTTCCACCGccactgcagaggcagcaccagAGAGCGTTTGCTGGTGGAAGGGCTGGTGGAGATCGCCTGGTACTGCCCCCGTGGAAGCTCTGATGACACCTTTGAGCGCTGCATGGCTTTCTGTAACCTGCATGGAGACGCCAGGGATCACGGAGCacagctgcagttcctgcaggAGATATCTGCTGTCAATGTGGCTCTTGTGTCTGACTGGGAGCACATGGACAACAGGGGGAAAAACCTTCTGCAGGACCTGTGGCAGTCACAAAGGCCTTTTATTTGTCTTCTCACAGAAAAAGAGAACGTTGCAGCTGGACAAGCCAGCAAAAACATAACAATAGGGATCAAGAACAGAAACGAAGCAGAACTGATGGACCAACTGACCAAGAAAATTTGGGATCTCCTGGAAGGGTCTAATCTATGTTTTAGCCTGGATGCCTGTGTGGACAAAGCTCGCCAGCACGGGTTCATAGTGGATGCAGATCGAGATGCGTGTGTGACAGCCAAAGGAAAGGCAAAGGAGCTGATGGAGATTCTGAAGAAAGAGAAGCTGTCAGAGATcaaatcccagctgctgccacttcAAGGAAAACTGTGGCACCAGTGGTGCCAAAAGGACAAAGAACTCACTCGCTTGCAAGAGAAGGGGAACAAGAGCATTGAGCATCATCGCAgccaaacagaaaataagaagAAAGCAATAAGAAGAAAGCAACTTGAGCAAGCTTTCCCTCTCAATGCACTGATGAAATCATTCCTTGGCTTTCTCCAGACCCAGCCAGCAGATACCAAGAAATGCTTCCTGCAGTGGATGACGGTCTTAATGGATGAGCTGACCTGTGGTTGTCTTGAAGAACTCAGGAGAGACTATCACAAATTATGGTCTGAAATCcagacaggaaagaaaagtaaGAAAGAATTCAGGTTGAATAATGAGTTGCTGAGTCGCTTGGATGCCCTCTCTGATGAAATCAACGATTCATCCATTGGCCTGGAGCACCTTCTGAGGGAGGTAGGGCAGATTTATGAAGCTCTGGAATTAATGAACTCCATGAATGACAATTTTTACAAACTGTCGGAAATTGCAGCAGAACTGATGGTCTCAGGGTACCCCATGGAGCTGATGGATGGGGACACTTCTTACCTGCCCTTGCGCTGGGTGGGAGCAATCTTTGACAGCTTAATTAAGAGGCTGGGGGACAAACAAGTGTTTGTGCTCTCCGTGCTCGGCATCCAGAGCACAGGCAAGTCCACCCTGCTGAATGCCATGTTTGGTCTGCAGTTCAACGTCAGCGCAGGGAGATGCACCCGCGGAGCCTTCATGCAGCTCATCCCAGTGGGCGAGGAGCTGCAGCAAGACTTGGGCTTTGATTTTGTGCTGGTGGTTGACACAGAGGGACTTCGTGCCACTGAGATGGCCAATAAACACTCTCTGAACCATGATAACAAGCTGGCCACCTTTGTCATTGGTGTTGGCAACATGACTGTGATCAATATCTTGGGAGAAAATCCATCAGAAATGCAAGATGTTCTCCAGATTGCTGTTCAGGCTTTCCTGAGGATGAAGCAAGTCAATCTTTCCCCAAGCTGCCTCTTTGTCCACCAAAACGTGGGAGAAGCAACTGCCAAGGAGCAGAACATGGAAGGACAAAGGCGcttgcaggaaaagctggatGAAATTACTGTGGTAGCTGCTCAGCAGGAATTCTGTGACATCTCCTCCTTCAGTGATGTCATTGGCTTTGATGTGAACACCCACATTCACTACTTTGCTCACCTGTGGGAAGGAGACCCCCCAATGGCACCACCCAACCCCACCTACAGCCAGAATGTCCGGCAACTCAAGAGCAAAATCCTCCAGTCTGCCAAGAAGCAGTCGCAGCACAGCATTTTGAGGCTCTCAAGTCTGAAAGATCGTATTGGTGACCTCTGGAATGCTTTGCTGAATGAAAACTTTGTGTTCAGCTTCAAGAATTCCCTGGAGATTGCTGTGTACAGGAGACTGGAAAGTGCCTTTAGTCAGTGGACCTGGAGGCTGAGGAGTCACATCTTAGATGTACAAATGAGACTGGACAACAAAATTCGGAATGGGGAGATGCAGAATGTCACCATAAAACACCTTGAAGGGTTGGTGCAAGAGACAAGTGATGCCATTGAGAAAGAAGTGGAAAAGTATTTTGGGGAAGACAAAGACTGTGAGACACTGGTCCAGTGGAAATCAGGCACAGAGCGGAAGCTGAAAGAACTAAAAGAGACTCTTCTTcttgaaacaaaaaagaaatgtgagaaTCTCATTGAGCTAcagaaggagcagaggaaaCTGGATGCAAGGAAGTTGGAATATGAGGACAAGCTCCTGAGAAGGAGTCGAGAGCTGGCTGTGCGTCTGAAAGGGAAGAGCCTCAGTGAGAGAAAACTGAAGGAGGAATTTACTCTTGTCTGGAACCAGTGGATTGCCCAAGTCTCCCCTGATGCTCCTCCTCCAGGAGAGGTGGATATTGATGCACAAATTGAAGATGTCCTTGtagagcattttaaggagccacAGTTCCATGAACGGCTTAGGTCACTTCCCAGAGGCAGAGGATTTTCTTTTGACATGGAGAAGCATATCATGAAGATACGGCATTCAGGCTatatcccaaatcccaggagCACTCCTAGTTCAGGTGTTATCAACTTTCAGCACATCACGGACAACATCATTGCATGTGTGAAGACAAACATTGctcagaaggaagagaaaaaatgcGATTACAGTCAAAATTATATTCATGAAATACTCAATGAAGTACAGAAAGGTGTGAACTCTGTCCCCAGCAATGCATCCTGTACTTTTAACAGAGAGTACTGCATCGATTTGTCTCTATATCTGTGCACAATGGCAGCAGAAAGGTTTAAAGCCATGCACAAAGCATTCCGAAAGGCAAATGACCCAGTTGTGTACCTGAACAGCAAGAGAGAAGATTTCTTCCAATGTTTCCAAATTTCCTGCCAAGGAGCCACTTCTGTCACAACTTTTGCTGCCTCCCTTTGTGACAAGATTTACCCAGCTCTTTGCCGGGCAGTCTATGAGAGGACAGCTAAAGACATTGCTGAGGACATGCGGAAGAATTTCCCAGATTTCCAGGGTAACAGAGCCAATCTGGAAGTTTGCATCCTGAGATACCTGGCAGAGCAAGAAAATTTTGAGCATTTCAAGCAGTACCTTCGCTCTCCACAAAAGTATTATGAGAGTTACATTGAGACACGAGTTAGAAGTCACTGTTTAGATGGGAGTAGGAGGCTGGGGAAATTTCTAGTTTCCTCACTTGAACATCCCTATCAAAACATCCTGTCAGCTGTTTATTCATCAACCCAAATTGTCAAGGACAGAAAAGACAGAGGAGACAAAGTCTCTCTCTGGTTGGATGAATTTTGCAGGGAACTGTCAGAGGTGATCAACTTGCCCAGAAGTGACCTGAAGGGCATTGAGCACCTGGAGGTCACAGACATTGAGTTCCtgagcagtgccatggcagaAGCTCTGGATGACCTGAAGGAAAGGCTCAAGAAAGAATTTGCTGGTGCTGACCTGAGCTCATTTCCAAGGCAGCCTCACACCATCCTGACAGAGCATTTTTCagggtgctgggagcagtgtcCCTTTTGTGGGGCTGTCTGCACAAACACAATGCAGAATCACGATGGAGACCATCAGGTGGTCTTCCATCGCCCACAAGCTTTGAAGGGACACAAGTGGCATGGGAGAGACCAGCTGATCATTGATATTTGTTCCAGCGATGTTGCAAGTGATGGCTTATTCAGAGTTTATGGCAATAAATGGATCCCATACAAGAGATACCGTGATGCTGGACCCCCTTATTCCACTTGGAAAATTCTTCCTGACTCATCCATGCAGGCGTACTGGAAATGGTTTGTGTCTCAtttcaggacacagctggaaGCTCTGTACAAAGGGAAATTTAAGGGCAAAGGAGAAATCCCTGAGGGTTGGCTGAGAGTTACCAAGCAGGAAGCTCTGTCTGAGCTGGAGAAGCGTTAG